One part of the Mariniflexile litorale genome encodes these proteins:
- a CDS encoding UpxY family transcription antiterminator encodes MNWYVLYVKSKQEFKVQDYLNKLDLELEAFCPYRIELKQWSDRKKKIAVPLISSIVLIKTKEINRDKVFSVPGTIRYLFWLGKPAIVKEFEVEQLLSISHNENIISHEVEEIKLGKHIDLTRFGFSNRTGVIQRVSNNVFWVVLESLGYTLKLTLKKQ; translated from the coding sequence ATGAATTGGTATGTTTTATACGTAAAATCTAAACAAGAGTTTAAAGTTCAAGATTATTTAAACAAGCTTGATTTAGAACTTGAAGCTTTTTGTCCTTATAGAATAGAACTAAAACAATGGAGTGATAGAAAGAAGAAGATAGCTGTTCCTTTAATAAGTTCTATTGTTTTAATAAAGACAAAAGAAATCAATAGAGATAAAGTTTTTTCAGTGCCAGGGACTATTAGGTATTTATTTTGGTTAGGTAAGCCCGCTATAGTTAAAGAGTTTGAAGTTGAACAACTTCTTAGTATTTCCCATAACGAAAATATTATCTCACATGAAGTAGAGGAAATAAAATTGGGTAAGCATATAGATTTAACTCGATTTGGTTTTTCAAATAGAACAGGAGTTATACAAAGAGTATCTAATAATGTATTCTGGGTGGTCTTAGAAAGCTTAGGGTAT
- a CDS encoding LytTR family DNA-binding domain-containing protein, producing MPKYIAVNAYNGIKVLEVSKILYLKSSGRYTSIYLNDKTKILVCKNLGYYEKLFENNYFLRIHNSFVVNVSYLKNIIREGDGQYCILSENNIIPISNRRFSHVKEFLYY from the coding sequence ATGCCTAAATATATTGCCGTTAATGCGTATAATGGAATTAAAGTATTAGAAGTATCTAAAATTTTATATTTAAAGTCTTCTGGGAGATATACCTCAATTTATTTAAACGACAAAACCAAAATATTAGTTTGTAAAAATTTGGGGTATTATGAAAAATTATTTGAAAATAATTATTTTTTAAGGATTCATAATAGTTTTGTAGTGAACGTATCTTATTTAAAAAATATTATAAGAGAAGGTGATGGTCAGTACTGTATTTTGTCTGAAAATAATATTATTCCCATATCTAATAGGAGGTTTTCTCATGTAAAAGAGTTTTTATATTATTAG
- a CDS encoding LytTR family DNA-binding domain-containing protein: protein MKNSNTALKYIAINSVNNIKVIEVGDILYMEADGSTTKIYLNNNTVLIAFKNLGFYAELFEYISFIKVHRSFIVNIAYIEKIIKDAGGQYCVIKGNCLVPISNRKLPLIKQVLHY from the coding sequence ATGAAAAATTCCAACACAGCTCTAAAATATATAGCGATTAATTCAGTAAATAATATTAAGGTGATTGAGGTGGGAGATATTTTATATATGGAAGCTGACGGATCTACAACTAAAATATATTTGAATAATAACACTGTTCTCATAGCTTTTAAAAATCTTGGATTTTATGCAGAATTGTTTGAATACATTAGTTTCATAAAAGTTCATAGAAGCTTTATTGTAAATATAGCTTATATTGAAAAAATCATTAAAGATGCTGGAGGTCAATATTGTGTTATAAAAGGAAATTGTTTAGTCCCTATATCAAATAGAAAACTTCCATTGATTAAACAAGTTTTACATTATTAA
- a CDS encoding energy transducer TonB, which translates to MKKLTIIILLFTSFVFAQNNSSKDNSKDSMAGEKIDNIKSANDLGKDRLPTFAKCKGISSIEEQRKCFSKVVSSTISKNLKINKIKGQDQNIDIFVKIILNKTGKITNIEFLKSNDKSGYFENEVIRAINNLPKFEPAIKDGELVSVPYSFPVKLSLK; encoded by the coding sequence ATGAAAAAACTTACGATAATAATTCTGCTTTTTACAAGCTTTGTATTTGCTCAAAATAACTCATCCAAAGATAATTCCAAAGATTCGATGGCTGGTGAAAAGATTGACAATATAAAATCTGCAAATGATTTAGGAAAAGATAGATTACCAACTTTTGCAAAATGCAAAGGGATCTCTTCAATAGAAGAACAGCGAAAGTGTTTCAGCAAAGTAGTTTCTAGCACAATTTCAAAAAATTTAAAAATAAATAAAATTAAAGGCCAGGATCAAAATATCGACATATTTGTTAAGATTATATTAAACAAAACTGGTAAGATAACTAATATTGAGTTCTTAAAAAGCAACGATAAATCAGGATATTTTGAGAATGAAGTGATTAGAGCGATAAATAACTTACCGAAATTTGAACCAGCAATTAAAGACGGTGAATTGGTTAGCGTTCCGTATTCGTTTCCAGTTAAATTATCACTTAAATAA
- the trxB gene encoding thioredoxin-disulfide reductase translates to MSDTIEKIKCLIIGSGPAGYTAAIYAARANMKPVLYQGVQPGGQLTTTNEVENFPGYPDGITGPEMMMQLQKQAERFETDVRDGWVTKVDFSGDVHKVWVNETKEIHCDTVIISTGASAKYLGLDSEQKYLKLGGGVSACAVCDGFFYRNQEVVIVGAGDSACEEAHYLSKLCKKVTMLVRRDEFRASKIMANRVKNTPNIEILFNTETDEVLGDGQVVTGVRVYNNQTKEKHEIPATGFFVAIGHKPNTDIFKGFLNLDETGYIINVPGTSKTNVEGVFVSGDAADHVYRQAITAAGTGCMAALDAERYLAGKDATFEVSTSNYN, encoded by the coding sequence ATGTCAGATACAATTGAAAAAATAAAATGTTTAATAATTGGTTCGGGACCTGCGGGTTATACAGCAGCAATTTATGCCGCTAGAGCCAATATGAAACCTGTATTATATCAAGGAGTACAACCAGGGGGACAATTAACAACGACTAATGAAGTTGAAAACTTTCCAGGATACCCCGATGGTATTACTGGTCCGGAAATGATGATGCAGTTACAAAAACAAGCAGAACGTTTTGAAACCGATGTGCGTGATGGTTGGGTTACTAAAGTAGATTTTTCAGGAGATGTACATAAAGTTTGGGTTAACGAAACGAAAGAAATTCATTGTGATACGGTTATAATTTCAACCGGAGCATCGGCTAAATATTTAGGTTTAGATTCTGAACAAAAATATTTAAAATTGGGTGGAGGTGTTTCGGCTTGTGCTGTTTGTGATGGGTTCTTTTATAGAAATCAAGAAGTAGTGATTGTTGGAGCAGGAGATTCAGCTTGTGAAGAGGCTCATTATCTTTCTAAATTATGTAAAAAAGTAACGATGTTAGTAAGACGTGATGAATTTAGAGCGTCAAAAATTATGGCTAACAGAGTTAAAAATACACCCAATATAGAAATATTGTTCAATACAGAAACAGATGAGGTTTTAGGGGACGGACAAGTAGTTACAGGAGTTAGAGTTTATAATAACCAAACAAAGGAAAAGCACGAAATACCTGCAACGGGATTTTTTGTGGCTATTGGGCATAAACCTAATACAGATATATTTAAAGGTTTTTTAAATTTAGATGAAACAGGTTATATTATAAATGTACCAGGAACTTCAAAAACAAATGTAGAAGGTGTGTTTGTCTCAGGTGATGCAGCAGATCATGTTTATAGGCAAGCCATTACAGCAGCCGGAACAGGCTGTATGGCAGCGTTGGATGCAGAACGTTATTTAGCAGGTAAAGATGCTACGTTTGAAGTCTCTACATCTAATTATAATTAG
- a CDS encoding bifunctional 4-hydroxy-2-oxoglutarate aldolase/2-dehydro-3-deoxy-phosphogluconate aldolase, giving the protein MAQFSRLEVAQAMKDTGMIPLFFHNDIELSKKVLKACYDGGARLMEFTARGDFAHEVFGELTKYAIKELPGMIMGVGSVTDGAAASLYMALGANFIVTPVLREDIAIACNRKKVLWSPGCGTLTEIARAEELGCEIVKLFPGDIYGPQFVKGIKGPQPWTSVMPTGGVSPTEENLRGWFDAGVTCVGMGSQLISKDIIANKDYAKLEQDVKNALAIVKAVRK; this is encoded by the coding sequence ATGGCACAATTTTCAAGATTAGAAGTAGCTCAAGCTATGAAAGATACAGGAATGATTCCTTTATTTTTTCATAACGATATTGAGTTAAGTAAAAAAGTATTAAAAGCTTGCTACGATGGTGGCGCAAGATTAATGGAATTTACAGCTCGTGGTGATTTCGCTCACGAAGTTTTTGGTGAATTAACCAAATACGCTATTAAAGAATTACCAGGCATGATCATGGGAGTTGGATCTGTTACCGATGGTGCAGCAGCATCTTTATATATGGCATTAGGAGCAAACTTTATAGTAACTCCGGTGTTGAGAGAAGATATTGCTATTGCTTGTAACCGTAAGAAAGTTTTATGGTCTCCTGGCTGTGGAACATTAACTGAAATAGCAAGAGCTGAAGAACTAGGTTGCGAAATAGTAAAACTATTCCCTGGTGATATTTATGGTCCACAATTTGTAAAAGGTATTAAAGGTCCACAACCATGGACAAGTGTTATGCCAACTGGGGGTGTATCTCCAACTGAAGAAAACTTAAGAGGATGGTTTGATGCTGGTGTAACTTGTGTAGGTATGGGGTCTCAATTAATCTCTAAAGATATTATTGCTAACAAAGATTACGCAAAACTAGAGCAAGATGTAAAGAATGCACTTGCCATTGTTAAAGCTGTTAGAAAATAA
- a CDS encoding sugar kinase, producing the protein MSRVVTFGEIMLRLAPQGFLRFSQADNFDVVYGGGESNVAVSLANYGISVDFITRLPKNDIGECAMMEMRKRGVGVDKIVWGGDRLGIYFLETGAVSRGSKVVYDRAHSSMATIQSGMINWEEVFKGVEWFHWTGITPAISQSSADVCLEAVKAASKLGVTISTDLNYRAKLWKYGGDREAIMTELTSYCDVILGNEEDAEMHFGIKPAGAAVQTHGHDVKAEAFLSVCQQMMKKFPRAKKVITTLRGSISASHNTWAGVLYDGKEMLQTRQYQITDIVDRVGGGDSFMGGLIYGLLTYPDNDQNALDFAVAASCLKHTIKGDANLVTVEEVSKLMGGDASGRVAR; encoded by the coding sequence ATGAGTAGAGTAGTAACATTTGGTGAGATCATGCTTCGATTAGCACCTCAAGGATTTTTAAGATTTTCTCAAGCAGACAATTTTGATGTTGTTTATGGTGGTGGAGAATCTAATGTAGCAGTATCATTAGCAAATTATGGTATTTCTGTAGATTTTATTACGCGTTTACCTAAAAATGATATAGGTGAGTGTGCTATGATGGAAATGCGTAAAAGAGGTGTTGGTGTAGATAAAATTGTTTGGGGTGGAGACCGTTTAGGTATTTACTTCTTAGAAACAGGAGCGGTGTCTAGAGGAAGTAAAGTGGTTTATGATAGAGCACATTCTTCTATGGCCACTATTCAATCTGGTATGATTAATTGGGAAGAAGTTTTCAAAGGTGTAGAATGGTTCCATTGGACAGGCATTACACCAGCTATTTCTCAAAGTTCTGCGGATGTTTGTTTAGAAGCTGTTAAAGCGGCTAGCAAATTAGGAGTTACTATTTCAACAGATTTAAATTATAGAGCTAAGTTGTGGAAATATGGAGGAGATCGTGAAGCAATTATGACGGAATTAACATCGTATTGTGATGTTATTTTAGGGAATGAAGAAGATGCTGAAATGCACTTTGGTATTAAGCCAGCAGGTGCAGCAGTTCAAACTCATGGACATGATGTGAAGGCTGAAGCTTTCTTATCGGTTTGTCAACAAATGATGAAAAAATTCCCAAGAGCTAAAAAAGTTATCACTACATTAAGAGGTTCTATTTCTGCGTCTCACAATACGTGGGCAGGTGTTCTATATGATGGTAAAGAAATGTTACAAACACGTCAATATCAAATTACGGATATTGTTGATCGTGTAGGTGGTGGTGATTCATTTATGGGAGGTTTAATTTACGGATTATTAACTTATCCAGATAACGATCAAAATGCATTAGATTTTGCAGTAGCAGCATCTTGTTTAAAACACACGATTAAAGGGGATGCTAACTTAGTAACTGTAGAAGAGGTATCCAAACTTATGGGTGGTGATGCTTCTGGTAGAGTAGCGAGATAG
- a CDS encoding LacI family DNA-binding transcriptional regulator — protein MRNKKKTTIKDIASVLNISPAAVSKALHDDSRISAKTKEAVKRVAKELNYQPNHLASALRRGKSNLVGVIVPRTNSHFFSSVIQNIEEVLNKEGYNIIITQSNESYKKECSNIDTLLFTQVDGIIASMANETISLDFYEKIKSKGIPLILFDRGENDLNVDYIGINDYDSSHMIVEHLVHQGCKRIAHIGGYRRTRIFNNRIKGYIDAIKKHDLPLEESLLIESSLTLEDGRDKMLQLLNLKNKPDAVYVAGDYAALGALQILNENNVNIPDEIALVGFGNEPFTAMVTPTISSIDQHSAEIGKQAALTFLERVNDPQMKQTLNKIILDAELIVRDSSNVKKL, from the coding sequence TTGAGAAACAAAAAAAAAACGACCATAAAAGACATTGCTAGCGTTTTAAATATTTCTCCGGCAGCAGTTTCAAAAGCATTGCATGATGATTCTCGGATAAGTGCTAAAACTAAAGAAGCTGTAAAAAGAGTTGCTAAAGAATTAAATTACCAACCCAATCACTTAGCCAGTGCGCTTCGTAGAGGAAAAAGCAACCTAGTTGGCGTTATAGTTCCCCGAACTAATAGTCATTTTTTTTCTTCAGTGATTCAAAATATTGAAGAAGTTTTAAATAAAGAAGGTTACAATATTATTATTACCCAATCAAACGAATCCTATAAAAAAGAATGTAGTAATATTGATACTTTATTGTTCACACAAGTTGATGGTATTATTGCTTCTATGGCTAATGAAACTATAAGTTTAGATTTTTACGAAAAAATCAAATCAAAAGGCATTCCTTTAATTCTATTTGACCGTGGTGAAAATGATTTAAATGTCGATTATATTGGTATAAACGATTATGACAGTAGCCATATGATTGTTGAACATTTAGTGCATCAAGGCTGTAAACGCATTGCACATATTGGTGGCTACAGGCGTACACGAATTTTCAACAACCGAATTAAAGGTTATATTGATGCTATTAAAAAACATGATTTGCCTTTAGAAGAATCATTACTCATAGAAAGCAGCCTTACTTTAGAAGATGGCAGAGATAAAATGTTGCAACTACTAAATTTAAAAAATAAACCCGATGCTGTTTATGTTGCTGGTGATTATGCAGCATTAGGTGCATTACAAATACTTAACGAAAACAACGTTAATATACCAGATGAGATTGCCTTGGTTGGTTTTGGTAATGAGCCTTTTACAGCCATGGTAACCCCCACTATTTCTAGTATAGATCAGCATAGTGCTGAAATTGGTAAACAAGCAGCTTTAACCTTTTTAGAGCGGGTAAACGATCCTCAAATGAAGCAAACACTAAATAAAATTATTCTGGATGCTGAATTGATTGTTCGGGATTCTTCTAATGTAAAAAAACTATAA
- a CDS encoding cupin domain-containing protein: protein MKSFGASNVFLLGDNIEWEELGGGIKRKIMAYDDRIMLVNVHFEAGGVGAMHNHHHSQVTYVANGEFEFTVGDEVQIVKEGDSLYIPPNIMHGTICKKRGVLIDVFSPIREDFMQ from the coding sequence ATGAAGAGTTTTGGAGCAAGCAACGTTTTTTTATTAGGAGATAATATTGAATGGGAAGAGTTAGGAGGCGGCATTAAAAGAAAAATCATGGCTTATGATGATAGAATTATGCTTGTAAATGTTCATTTTGAAGCCGGAGGTGTAGGAGCTATGCATAACCATCACCATTCTCAAGTTACTTATGTGGCTAATGGCGAATTTGAATTTACGGTAGGAGACGAGGTTCAAATTGTAAAAGAAGGAGATTCACTTTATATTCCACCAAATATTATGCACGGAACTATTTGTAAAAAAAGGGGTGTTTTAATTGATGTCTTTAGTCCTATTAGAGAAGATTTTATGCAGTAA
- a CDS encoding beta-N-acetylhexosaminidase, producing MKTFKILNILLLFFISLAHAQVNIIPRPMEVFIGDGFFELNNKVAIVSDKISKNQADYLATILDKAFDTKTKIKQKGSGIVLKINPNMETTLGKEGYHLTASKKNILISASSNAGLFYGIQSLRQLLPSDFEFSKQFNKKVLIPQVNITDKPRFGWRSFMLDESRHFKGAEVVKNLLDQMALLKMNVFHWHLTDDQGWRIEIKKYPNLTKVGSYREDTQSSRKSEARYGYPHQGFYTQEEIKGIIAYAEERQIRIVPEIEMPGHAMAAIASYPWLGILGANTKVPEFFGKLDDSFNIADPKVYEFLTDVLEEVFELFPGNVVHIGGDEVMFDVWKNSEMIQNKIKEEGLSSPADLQIFFTNQMSTFMENKNHRMMGWNEILGANVHEWQEDSDVKVEQKLAKSAIVHFWKGNVELINEAVTNGYDIVNSLHSMTYLDYNYDNLPLSKAYSFDPIPEGVEEQYTNKILGLGCQMWSEWIPSVQQMNNQIFPRIAAYAEVGWTSKSNKDYEVFIKSLNDYKKRWEFLGIEYHSNFN from the coding sequence ATGAAAACATTTAAAATACTTAATATTTTACTTCTTTTTTTTATTTCTCTAGCCCATGCTCAAGTTAATATTATACCACGTCCTATGGAGGTATTCATTGGAGATGGCTTTTTTGAGTTAAATAATAAAGTAGCGATCGTGTCCGATAAAATATCTAAAAATCAGGCAGATTATCTGGCTACGATTTTAGATAAGGCTTTTGATACAAAAACAAAGATTAAGCAAAAGGGATCGGGTATTGTTTTAAAAATAAATCCTAATATGGAAACTACTTTAGGAAAAGAAGGGTACCACCTGACAGCCTCTAAAAAAAATATTTTAATCTCAGCATCATCAAATGCAGGTTTGTTTTATGGCATTCAATCATTAAGACAATTATTACCCAGTGATTTTGAATTTTCAAAGCAATTCAACAAAAAAGTTTTAATTCCACAAGTAAATATTACTGATAAACCACGTTTTGGATGGCGTTCTTTTATGCTTGATGAGTCGCGTCATTTTAAAGGAGCTGAGGTGGTTAAAAATTTATTAGACCAAATGGCTCTTCTTAAAATGAACGTATTTCATTGGCACCTCACAGATGATCAAGGTTGGAGAATAGAGATAAAAAAATATCCTAATTTAACTAAAGTAGGAAGCTATAGGGAAGATACACAGTCTAGTAGAAAAAGTGAAGCGCGTTATGGATACCCTCATCAAGGATTTTACACCCAAGAAGAAATTAAAGGCATTATTGCTTATGCCGAAGAAAGACAAATTCGAATAGTTCCAGAAATAGAAATGCCTGGTCATGCGATGGCTGCCATTGCATCCTATCCTTGGCTAGGTATTTTGGGAGCAAATACGAAAGTTCCTGAATTTTTTGGTAAATTGGATGATTCTTTTAATATAGCAGATCCTAAAGTTTACGAGTTTCTTACAGATGTTCTTGAAGAAGTATTTGAGCTTTTTCCTGGTAATGTGGTACATATTGGCGGCGACGAAGTGATGTTTGATGTCTGGAAAAACTCCGAGATGATACAAAATAAAATTAAAGAAGAAGGCTTATCTTCCCCTGCCGATCTTCAAATATTTTTCACTAATCAAATGTCTACTTTTATGGAAAATAAAAACCATAGGATGATGGGATGGAATGAAATACTGGGCGCTAATGTGCATGAATGGCAAGAGGATTCGGATGTTAAGGTGGAACAAAAATTAGCAAAATCTGCGATTGTACATTTTTGGAAAGGAAATGTAGAGCTAATTAATGAAGCTGTTACCAATGGGTATGATATTGTAAATTCGTTGCATTCTATGACTTATTTAGATTATAATTATGATAATTTACCACTTTCTAAAGCCTATTCTTTCGATCCTATTCCTGAGGGTGTAGAAGAACAATATACCAATAAAATACTCGGTTTAGGTTGTCAAATGTGGAGTGAATGGATTCCGTCAGTTCAACAAATGAATAATCAAATATTTCCTCGAATTGCTGCCTATGCAGAAGTAGGTTGGACCTCTAAGTCTAATAAAGATTATGAGGTTTTTATAAAATCACTAAATGATTATAAAAAACGTTGGGAGTTTTTAGGGATAGAATATCATAGTAATTTTAATTAA
- a CDS encoding LacI family DNA-binding transcriptional regulator — translation MKNTRITLKDLAKDLNLSASTISRALGNHPAISASTKKRVQKKAEELGFVPNSIASSFRKKRTQTIGVIVPRIDIHFHSLVISGIEEFAYNNGYNVTIFQSKDLLKREKEIAKTLQNKMLDGVIVCLGIETKSCDHFKKINKLGIPLVFYDRVPTDFDANKIVINDFESAYLATEHLIKNGCKQIGHISGSQTTNIFKARLEGYKAALKKYNLPIEESLILFTNSLSYEEGVQCAETYLKSSLKPDGIFCANDYTAVSVIQVFRKAEIKIPEDVAIVGFSNYPISKIIEPHLTTINDRAFQMGEAATKLLIRQIEEKDDSITSETITLKTELIIRESSTRS, via the coding sequence ATGAAGAACACCAGAATTACCTTAAAAGATTTGGCGAAAGATTTAAACCTATCTGCATCTACAATTTCTAGAGCTTTAGGAAATCATCCTGCAATTAGTGCTTCGACAAAAAAAAGAGTACAAAAAAAAGCTGAAGAATTAGGATTTGTACCTAATTCTATCGCTTCAAGCTTCAGAAAAAAAAGAACACAAACTATTGGAGTCATTGTTCCTAGAATTGACATCCATTTTCATTCGCTTGTTATAAGTGGTATTGAAGAGTTTGCATACAACAATGGTTATAACGTTACGATATTTCAATCGAAAGATTTGCTTAAAAGAGAAAAGGAAATCGCAAAAACACTTCAAAATAAAATGCTAGATGGGGTTATAGTATGCCTAGGCATTGAAACCAAAAGTTGTGATCATTTTAAAAAAATCAATAAACTGGGTATTCCTCTTGTATTTTACGACAGAGTTCCTACTGATTTTGACGCTAATAAAATAGTTATCAATGATTTTGAATCGGCCTATTTAGCAACAGAGCATCTTATTAAAAATGGTTGTAAACAAATTGGACATATTTCGGGTAGTCAAACTACTAACATCTTTAAAGCACGCTTAGAAGGTTATAAAGCAGCTCTTAAAAAATATAATTTACCTATAGAAGAATCTTTAATATTATTTACCAATAGCCTTAGTTACGAAGAAGGTGTGCAATGTGCTGAAACATACTTAAAAAGTTCATTAAAACCAGATGGTATATTTTGTGCCAACGATTATACAGCCGTAAGTGTGATTCAAGTTTTTAGAAAAGCTGAGATAAAGATTCCTGAAGACGTTGCTATTGTTGGCTTTAGTAATTATCCCATTTCTAAAATTATTGAACCACATTTAACTACGATTAATGACCGTGCGTTTCAAATGGGAGAAGCTGCTACTAAATTACTAATTCGTCAAATAGAGGAAAAGGATGATTCTATAACATCTGAAACGATTACTTTGAAAACAGAATTGATAATTCGTGAGTCTAGTACAAGGTCATAG
- a CDS encoding family 20 glycosylhydrolase: MMNHKNIFKFLLLVSVMFTNTVNITAQTVASTEDFKVKGFHLDLRIQVMTPEALKKLANELSEMGINTLVMEWEGTYPYEKHAVISNEYSYTREEVKDFIAHCDGLGIKVIPLQQSLGHVEYILRNPRYSNLKEDRKDISQLCPMEAMESKALFRDLFSDLVETHTSDYIHIGGDETYLLGHCEKCQVKVKEEGKSKLFVDYMKMITELVIELGKKPVMWADIILKHPEAAAELPKETIFIDWNYGWKINHFGDIPKLQDMGFTFWGAPAIRCHPDNWYVTDWSTHFKNQKEFIPYAREAGYEGMVITSWSTTGVYGFTWDVGYDVIDMVQIRNTYPLSAFRILIASYTKALNMEAAINPQDFVVEYASTRFGFSKKDALKLWNFLSAEPELISNGKPTKSESIAEVKTEYNVLRNELLKLKPKRNKAELDQFKLMADLRVHYLDFKEVEFKYNAANFTSSHAPILLKELDVILADAKQLNKRFIALNKGFLYDSELEEQNELRVQAVHVLYDRLAKLK, encoded by the coding sequence ATGATGAATCATAAAAATATTTTTAAATTTTTATTATTAGTAAGTGTGATGTTTACTAACACTGTAAATATCACAGCACAAACAGTAGCTTCTACGGAAGATTTTAAAGTAAAAGGTTTTCATTTAGACCTGCGTATACAGGTAATGACTCCCGAGGCGCTTAAAAAGCTCGCCAATGAGCTTTCTGAAATGGGCATTAATACCTTGGTTATGGAGTGGGAAGGCACTTACCCTTATGAAAAACATGCCGTTATCTCCAACGAATATTCATACACCCGGGAAGAAGTAAAAGATTTTATTGCACACTGTGATGGATTAGGAATTAAAGTCATTCCGTTGCAACAAAGCTTGGGACATGTTGAATATATTTTAAGAAACCCTAGATATAGTAACTTAAAGGAAGACCGAAAAGATATTTCCCAATTATGCCCTATGGAGGCTATGGAAAGTAAAGCGCTTTTTAGAGATTTATTTTCAGATTTGGTAGAAACACATACTTCAGATTATATTCATATTGGAGGTGATGAAACCTATTTATTAGGGCATTGTGAAAAATGCCAAGTAAAGGTAAAAGAAGAAGGGAAATCTAAATTATTTGTAGATTACATGAAAATGATTACCGAACTCGTTATAGAGTTAGGCAAAAAACCAGTCATGTGGGCCGATATTATTTTAAAACATCCTGAAGCAGCAGCAGAATTACCAAAAGAAACCATTTTTATAGATTGGAATTACGGATGGAAAATTAACCATTTCGGAGATATACCTAAGCTTCAAGACATGGGGTTCACCTTTTGGGGAGCTCCAGCCATTCGATGTCACCCGGATAATTGGTATGTAACAGATTGGTCTACACATTTTAAAAACCAAAAGGAATTTATTCCATATGCCAGAGAAGCTGGTTATGAAGGCATGGTGATAACCTCGTGGTCTACCACAGGTGTTTATGGTTTTACTTGGGATGTTGGTTATGATGTTATAGATATGGTGCAAATAAGAAACACTTATCCACTATCTGCTTTTCGTATTTTAATAGCTAGTTATACTAAAGCATTAAACATGGAAGCTGCAATAAATCCTCAAGATTTTGTTGTTGAATATGCCAGTACAAGATTTGGTTTTAGTAAAAAGGACGCTTTAAAATTATGGAATTTTTTATCAGCAGAACCAGAACTTATAAGTAATGGTAAACCAACTAAAAGTGAAAGTATTGCAGAAGTTAAAACTGAATATAATGTTCTTAGAAACGAATTATTAAAATTAAAACCAAAACGAAACAAGGCAGAATTAGATCAATTTAAATTAATGGCCGATTTAAGAGTCCATTATTTAGATTTCAAGGAAGTGGAGTTTAAATACAATGCTGCTAATTTTACTAGCTCTCATGCTCCTATATTGCTTAAAGAATTAGATGTTATTTTAGCTGATGCAAAACAGCTAAATAAAAGATTTATAGCTCTTAATAAAGGATTTCTTTATGATTCTGAATTAGAAGAACAGAATGAATTGCGCGTACAAGCGGTTCATGTACTTTATGATCGTTTGGCTAAATTAAAATAA